The genomic region TAGAAATAGAAAAAAACCGCAGTTTAAAAACGTTGGAGAACTATAATCGTTATTTAACGAAATTTTTAAATTTCTTAGCCAAAAACAATAACAAAAAAATTGAGCAGTTAAATATTGATGATGTTGACCAGGAGGCGATTAGGCGGTTTAGATTATACCTGAATCGTTTGGAAGGAAAGCAACAAAATTTAAAAAAAGCCACACAGAATTATTATATTATTGCTTTACGTGGTTTTTTGAAATATTTAACAAAAATTGGAATTGAATGTTTGGCTCCTGACCAGGTGGAATTGGCTAAGGTGTCTCGCAATGAGATTAATTTGATTAGTTTTAATGAATTGGAACGACTATTGAATGCGCCTGAGGGTAATGATGTTAAGTCTTTGCGCGATAAAGCAATTCTTGAGACATTATTTGCAACTGGGTTGCGCGTTTCTGAGTTGTGCAAATTAAATCGTGATAGTGTGAATTTGGAAAGAGGTGAATTCAGTGTGAAGGGCAAAGGGGGAAAAATTCGTCTAGTTTTTCTTTCGGAAGATGCAAAAGAAGCGATTAAAAAATATTTAAGCAAAAGAACAGATATTGAAGAGCCACTTTTTGTCACCTTTAAAAAATCGAAAAAATATGAAGTGTTGGGCAGAATGACGCCGCGCAGCGTTCAGCGGATGATAAATTTTTATAGCAAAAAAGCAGGAATCGTAAGAAAAGTGACTCCCCATACACTTAGGCATCTATTTGCCACAGATTTATTGCAAAATGGTGCTGATTTGCGCTCGGTTCAAATGCTTCTGGGGCATAGTAATATCAGCACAACGCAGGTGTATACACATTTAACCGATAAAGAATTAAAAGAAATTTACCAGGCTTTTCATGGCCGTCGTCGAAAACGATAATATCTATTGACAAAAAGAAAATTTATTTCTAATATTTATTTTGTTAAAAAATATGGCCAGTAAAAATTTACTTCAAACAATTAAAGAATTTGTTGGAATTTTGCCAGAAAAACAAAAAGAGATAGTTGAGAAACGATATGGTTTAATAAACGAAAAACCTTTAACACTAGAAGCTATTGGCAAGGAAAAGGGGTTAACGCGCGAACGTATTCGTCAAATTGAAGCGGTTGCTTTAAATAAATTAAGAAAAAATTTGAATGAATTAAACGAGGTCCTGGAACGCATTAAATATCAATTAGAAATAATCGGAGGAATTAGACGAGAAAAAAAATTATTAGAGGAAACCCCTGTTTTATTGGTTGATAATCCAAGAGAACTTTGGGAGAACGAGAGGATTAAAAATCAATGGGAAAACCATATTAATTTTTTATTAGATTTAAGTCCAGAATTTAATTATTTTTTAGAAAAACCCCATATTTATTCTAACTGGTATTTGAAAGAGGAATACCTCAATAAAACCCTAAACATTTATAAATTTGTTGAAAAACAAATTAAAATTTATAAACGACCATTAATGCTTGATGAATATCAATTATTATTGCGGAAAATAATGAAAGAATTCCGTATTCATAATGAAAACTTAGTCGTTTCTTATTTAGATGTCTGCAAAAAGTTTGGATTTAATCCTTTTGGTGAATTTGGTTTGGTTGATTGGGAATTAATCAAGCCCCACAACGTTAAAACCAAAGCCTATTTAATTTTAAAGAAAATGAGCCAACCGATGCATTATAGTGAAATTCTCCAAAAAATTAGAGAACTTAATTTTGATGACAAAAAAATTTCTATTAATAGTTTACATAATGAGTTAATTAAAGATGATTCTTTTGTTTTGGTGGGTAGAGGGATTTATGCATTAAAGGAATGGGGATATCAGGCTGGAACCGTAAAGGATGTTTTGGTTAAAATTTTGGCCAAAAAACCAATGTACTTCCGTGATATTTTAAAAGAAATTGCCAAACAGCGATTGGTTAAAGATATGACAGTTTTGATTAATCTGCAAGATAAAAATCTTTTTAAAAAATTGCCTGATGGCCGCTATACTATAGTTTCCTCAAAAAAATAATTTTGGATTATAATTAAATTAATGAGCGAAGTATTTGAAATTTTACAAGGGGTTATTTTATCCATTTGGAAAATTTTTAAATTTGTTTGGTGGATTATTATCCCCCTTGTTTTAATAAAAGCGGTTTATGCGCTTTGGCTTGAATACGTTAAAAAGAAATTTCTTAAGAAAATCGAATATACAATTTTTGAAATAAAAATTCCCCGCAACATCGAAAAAAGTTTTAAGTCAATGGAGGATATTTTCGCGGCGCTTCATTCTATTCAGATTTCCAAACCGAATTGGAAGGAAAGAGTTTTTGAGGGTAAAACTCAGTTGTGGTTAAGCGCTGAGATTTTGGGTAATGGTGAAGGGGTTTCCTTTTATATTCGCACGCCAAAAGATTATAAAAATTTGGTTGAGGCCCATCTTTACGCTCAATATCCAGATTTGGAATTAAATGAGGTTGAGGATTATACCAGCATTTTTGCTGCTTCTTTGCCAAATAAATTTTGGGATTTATGGGGGTTAGATTTAATGTTAATTCAACCCTCACCATATCCTATTCTTACTTATCCCTATTTTGAATCACATAAAGATGAGAAAATAGTGGACCCTTTAGCTGGTTTATTTGAAACAGTTAGTAAATTAAACCCAGATGAGAAAATTTGGATTCAAATTTTATTTAAACCAGCTGATGATAGTTGCAAAAAAGAAGGAGAATCAATAGTAGGGAAACTTATTGGCAAAAAAGAACCAACCCAGCGTTCTTATTTTGATTATATTCTAGAATTCTTTTATCACTTATTTCGAGCGCCACTCACTCCACCTGAGTGGTGGGAAGAAGGCGGTTCAGGTGGTTCACCGGGTTCAGTTCAGAATTTAACACCCGGCGAGAAAGACGTGATAGAGGCAATTCAGAGAAAAATTTCTAAGCTTCTTTTTGATGTAACAATCCGTTTTGTATATATAGATCGCCGCGACGCTTTTACACGTTTGAATATTACTAGCGTTATGGGATTTTTCAGACAATTTAATACCCTACATTTGAATGGATTCAAACCATATAAGCCTTCCGTTCCAAAAGCCAAATGGCCATTTAAAGAACAAAAAGAGTTTTGGAAAAAAACCGTTTTATTTAAAAATTATTTGAAACGCAAATTTAATTCCGATACAAAAATGGTTTTAAATACTGAAGAGTTGGCTACTCTCTTTCATTTCCCAGTCAATGTTGTTGAAGCGCCAATGCTTAAAAGAATTGAAGCTAAAAAAGGTGAACCACCAATTAATTTACCTATTGAGAAATAAAAAAACACTAATCCTGCTTGACAGGATTTTTATATTTTATTAAAATTCAGTTATAATATTAAAGGTCCGTTTTAACGGACCTTTATTGCTAGAAAGTCGCGTGTTATTTTATTAAATCCATTAATTAACCATGTTTGATTTAAAAGATTTCTCTTTGGCTATTAATCAAATCGCTGAAGAAAAAGGTATTAGCAAGGATAAGATTTTAGAGGCAATTGAACAAGCCATTGCTGCCGCATATAAAAAGGAATATATGAATAAAAGCAATATCGTGCGAGCGAAAATTGACCCGGAAACTGGTGAGGTAAAATTTTGGCAGGTAAAAATTGTTGTTGAAAAAAGTATGCTAAAAGAAGAAGACGAAGAAGGGGATAAGGCGGAAAAAGACGAGGTTTCCCAATTAACGGCTGTAGAGCAACAAATTAAAAATGGTGATGTGGTGAAAAAAATAAAATTTAATCCGGAACGTCACATTCTTTTGGAAGAGGCACAAGAGATAAAACCGGAAGCGAAGCCCGGAGAGGAAATTATTTTCCCCTTGGAAGCCCATGAAGAATTTGGTCGTATTGCTGCACAAACGGCAAAACAAGTTATTTTACAAAGGTTGCGTGAAGCAGAAAAACAAGCAGTTTTGGATGAGTTTAAAAACAAGGAAGGAGAATTGGTAAGCGGGATTATTCAAAGAGTGGAAAATAGAAATGTTTATGTGAATTTAGGACGCGTTGATGGGGTGATGTTTTATAATGAGGCAATTCCTAATGAGCGATATCGAATCGGCGAAAGAATGAAATTTTATTTGTTGGCAGTTCAAGAAAATACAAAGGGTCCCATGATTATTTTATCGCGTAGTCATCCAAAATTTATTTCGAAACTGTTTGAAATGGAAGTGCCGGAAATTGCTTCTGGTGTAGTGAAAATTATGGCTATTGCTCGCGAGGCCGGCTTCCGCAGTAAAGTGGCTGTTCATTCAACTGTGGCAGGTGTTGATCCGATCGGTTCCTGTGTAGGTCAAAAAGGAACAAGAATCATGGCTGTTTTAAATGAATTAGGACAAGAAAAAATCGATATTATTAAATGGTCGGAAGATGCTGAAGAATTTGTAGCTCAAGCTTTATCACCGGCTAAGGTTTCGCGGGTAGAAACACATCAAAGACGAGAAATGCGAGTTTTTGTACCTGAGGATCAGTTGTCTTTGGCTATTGGTAAAGGAGGGCAAAATGTGCGATTAGCCGCCAAATTAACAGGTTGGAAAATAGACGTACGAAGTGAAGCGGCGCCGGATCAAATTGTTGAGGATGGTGTAGCCGAAGCAATAGAGGAGGTTGTTGATAATGGAGATGTTGATGCGGAGCAAGTCGATAAAAAACAAGAGAAAGAAGATAAATAATCATGAATCACAAAATTTCTTATTTACCAAAATCACAGATTGAATTGGAAGTAGTTTTGTCGCCAGAAGAAATGGAGAATTTTTGGAAATTGGCAAAAGATAAGGTTCTAAAAGATGTTAATTTAAATGGTTTTCGGAAGGGGAATATTCCTGAGGAATTAATTAAAAATACTGATTTGGAGGAGAAAATTTTTGATGAAGCCGCTAATTTAGCATTTCGAAAAAGTTTAGCCGACGTAGTGAACGAGTTAGATTTAGAATTAATTGGTCAGCCAGAAGTTAATATCAAAAAAATTGCTCCTCAAAACGAATTTATTTATATTTTAAAAAGCGCTATTTTGCCGAAACCAAAATTAGGCGATTATAAAACAATCAGTCGAGATGTTTTTAAACAAAAAAAGGTTTTAGATGTTTCAGATAAAGAAATTGATGATGCTATTGATTGGTTGCAAAAATCTCGAGCTAAAGTTGTTGAAGTTAATCGGCCAGCCCACAAAGATGATGTTGTTGAAATAGAGGCCAAATGTTTTATTAATGGGGAGGCGATAAAAGATTTTCCAGAGAACGATCGTTTTATTTTGGGTCAAGGCAAATATCCAGCGGGCTTTGAAGAACAATTAGAGGGCTTGTCAAAAAATGATGAGAAAAAAATTTCAATTCAAACCCCAGCTGATTATTGGAAAGAAAATTTAAGAAATAAACAGTTAAATTTTGAAGTTAAAATAAAAAGTGTAAATGAAAGGCAATTACCAGAATTAAACGATGAATGGGCTAAAAGTCTAGGAAATTTCAATGGTTTAGATGAATTAAAGAATTCCATTAAAGAAGGCATTTTAATGGAGAAAGATTTAAAAGAAAGAGAGCGATTAAGAATATTATTGCTGGAAAAATTAATTGAAAAAGCCGAGATTGAACTGCCAGATATTTTAGTTGATGGCGAAACAGAAAATCAATTTCATTCGCTAAGACATTTTATTGAGGATCAAGGAATGAGCTTTGAAGAATATTTGCGAAAGATTAATAAAAAAGAAGAAGAATTAAAAAAAGAATTGAGAAAAGAGTCCGAGAAAACATTAAAAGGATTTATTGTTTTAAGAACAATTGCCAAACTAGAAAATTGTGAACCATCTCCAGAAGAGATAAATCAAGCTACTAATGAGATTTTAAACCAAAAAGCAATGGAGGGGGTGGATGTAAATCAAATTGACAGGGCGGCGCTTATGGAATATACTAAAGAAAGATTAACCAATGAAAAAGTTTTTCAATTTTTAGAAAATCAAGTCAATAACTAATAAAAAATAAACCATGGAAGAAGAATATTTTAATTTAATACCAACCGTTATTGAAAAATCGCAATTTGGTGAACGCGCTTATGATATCTATTCGCGTTTATTGAAAGAGCGTATCATTTTTTTAGGTGGACCAATTAATGATGCCGTAGCTAATAGTATCATTGCTCAGCTTTTATTTTTGGAACATGAAGATCCAAAAAAAGACATCCAGTTTTATATTAATAGTCCCGGCGGAATTGTGACTTCAGCATTAGCTATTTATGATACAATGCAATATGTTAAGCCCGATGTTTCAACAATTTGTTTGGGACAGGCAGCTTCAGCGGCAGCAGTATTATTAGCGGCTGGGACGAAGGGTAAAAGATTTGCCTTGCCCAATGCTGAAATTTTATTGCATCAAGTCATGGGCGGAGCAGAGGGACAAGCGGTTGAAATAGAGATTACAGCTAAGCAGATTTTAAAGATTAAAAATAAAGTTAATGAAATTTTATCTAAACACACTGGGCAGCCATTGGAAAAAATAGAAAAAGATACGGACAGGGATTTTTATTTGAGCGCTCCTGATGCCAAAGAATATGGCTTAATTGATGGGATTGTCCAGAATACAAAAAAGAGACCCAAGTAAAAATATGTAAATTAAATATCAAAAAGCAGCCATTCGGCTGCTTTTTGATATTGTTATTAGTGCCCAGGGCGGGATTCGAACCCGCACGGCCAAAAGGCCCACGCCCCTCAAACGTGTGTGTATACCAATTCCACCACCTGGGCAGATAAATAACTTTAAAAATTATAAGAAATTTTCAAAAATTTTCAACTCGCTTATTTAAAATTTTTATTTTATAATTTAATTGAATCATGTCCGAAACAAATCAAAAGCAGGCATTGGCATGGATTGTTGGTGTAAGTATGGGTTATGGCCACCAAAGAACAGCTTATGCTTTGAAAGAATTTTCGCCTGATAAAAAATTTATCAATGCCAATGATTATTCAGATATTCCCAAAAAAGATAGAAGTATTTGGGAAGGTTCGCGCCGTTTTTACGAGTTTATTTCTAATTTTTATAACTTACCTTTAATTGGTAAAATCGGCTTTTCCATTTTCGATTATTTTCAAAGAATCCCCCAGTTTTATCCCAAAAGGAATATTTCAAAAGCTGATTTTGTTTTAAGGCATATTTATTATTTGATTAAGAATGGATGGGGAAAGCATTTAATAGAAAAATTGAATAATGAGAACAAAAAAATTGGCAAAAAGATTCCTTTGATTTCTACTTTTTTTACGCCAGCTTTTATGGCTGAAGAACATAATTATCAAGGAGAGATTTTTTGTGTTGTTTGCGATAGCGATATTTCGCGCACTTGGGCGCCATTGATTCCTTCGCAAAGTCGTATTAAATATTTTGCGCCGACGGAGCGAGTGGTAGAAAGATTAAAATTGTATGGCGTTAAGAATGATAATATTTTTTTGACGGGATATCCTTTGCCAATTGAAAATATCGGCCACAAAAATCCAGATGTTTTAAAAGAAGATATGAAAAATAGAATTTTTAATTTGGATCCTCAGAAAAAATATATTTCAAAATACCAGCGTCTGATAGAAACTGAATTAGGATTGATTCCTCAACGAAGCAATCATTTATTAAGTTTGATGTTTGCCATTGGTGGAGCTGGCGCACAAAAAGAAATAGCCATAGATATTGTTAAGGGACTTAAAGCTGAAATTCTAAATAATAAAATAAAAATTTTAATTTCTGTCGGCGTAAAACCAATTGTCAAAGATTTTATTGAGAAAAAAATCAGAAAGCTTCAATTGTATCAGAATCAAAATATTGAAATAATTAGCGGTGTTAATTTATACGATTATTTTAATAATTTTAATCAAGCTTTAAGGAAAACGGATATTTTATGGACAAAACCAAGCGAATTATCCTTTTATACCGCCCTCGGATTGCCAATTATTCTTGCTCCTACTATTGGATCGCAAGAAGATTTTAATCGTGATTGGCTTCTAAAATTAGGCTCAGCGCTTCCTCAGGAAAATGTGAAATATATTAATCAATGGTTTTTTGATTATTTGAATGAAGGATTTTTTGCTGAGGCGGCAATGCAAGGGTTTGTTGAGGGCAATAAAATGGGCGTTATTAATATTAAAAAAATTATTGAATTATGTTGTGGTTGATTATTACTCTTATTTCTTATTTTCTTTTGGCAGCTGTTTATTTGGTTGATAAACATCTTTTGACTGCTACCGTTTTAAAGCCGCGTGTATACACTTTTTATGTTGGTATTTTAGCAATGATTATTGCACTTGTTATACCATTTATCCACTTTTATATTCCGCCAATAAATCAATTGCTATTAAGTTTGTTAACCGGCTTTATTTTTTCTTATTGCTTGCTTTGGTTTTATAAAGGTTTGAGTATTTTTGAGGCTTCGCGTATAATTCCTGCAATAGGTGCTCTTGAGCCGATCCTAACATTTATTTTGATTTTTGTTATTTCTTTTGGCAAAGAGAAGATGAGCTATATTGATTTAATCGCTTTTCTTTTATTAATAATCGGCACTATTCTAATTACCCAAGAAAGAAGAACAAAAATTAATTGGCTAAGTTTAAAATACGCCTTTATTATTGCGTTTTTGTTTTCTATTTTTTTGGTTTTTTCAAAACAGGTATATCTCAATCAGCCATTTCTTAATGGTTTAATTTGGATAAAGATAGGAGGCTTTTTGTTTTCAGTGATTTTGTTTGTTTTATATCCTGAGGTTCGCCAAAGTATTTCTTTTAAAATACAGAGCGAAAAAGTTTCTCCGCGAACACTTTTTATTTTTATTGGTAATCAAATTGTAGGTGGGGGAGCGGGATTTTTACAAAATTGGGCCATTGCTTTATCGCCAATAATTTATGTCCCGATGATTACTGCCTTGCAGGGTGTGCAGTATGTTTTTCTCCTTCTTCTTATAGTCCTTCTGTCATTAAAGTTCCCTAAAATTCTCTATGAAGAAGTTAGCCGTCAGGTTCTTTTTCAAAAGATTATCGCTACAATTATAATTGGTATAGGTATTGCGATTTTGGCTTTTAAATAAAATGAAATCAATTTTTCTTTTTTTAATTATTGTAATTCTTGTTTTGGTAATTGTTTTAATTTGGAGCAAATTTTTTATTCCCGACACCATTGTTTCTAAAATAAAATGGGGCGTTAGTTTTTCTCAAAAACAAAGCGAGGCATTAGGATTAGATTGGCGAGAGAATTATTTAGCCATCCTTAATGATCTCAAAGTAAAATTTTTACGTATCTCGGTTCATTGGGATTTAATAGAACCCATTGAAAATCAATATGATTTTTCGGATTTAGATTGGCAAATAAATAAGGCTAGAGAGGCAGGGGCGCAGATAATTTTGGCTATCGGAATGAAAACACCTCGTTGGCCAGAATGCCATTTACCTGATTGGGCGAATAATTTATCTCCAGAAAAACAACAAGAGAGAGTAAATAATTTAATCAGAGAAATTGTTTTACGATATAAAGATGAAGAAACAATTGTGGCCTGGCAAATTGAAAATGAACCATTTTTTCCTTTTGGCGAATGCCCAAAAAGAAAAAAGGGTTTTTTGAACGAGGAAATAAAAATTGTTAAATCATTGGATAATCGAAAAATAATAACAACCGATAGCGGCGAATGGTCTTTTTGGATTAAAACAGCTAAAAGAGGAGATGTTTTTGGTATTAGTTTATATCGCCGAGTTTGGTCAACAACTTTTTCTTTCTTGCATAAGATATTTCCATTTATTCCAGATGGATTTTATTTAACCTATCCTTTCCCGCCAGAATTTTATAGTATACGTGTTAAAATTTTAGAAAAACTTTTGAATAAAAAAGTAATTGTTGCTGAATTGCAGGCAGAACCGTGGAACCCAGTTGCCACATCAGTTTCTTTGCAAGAAGAGCAGAAGAAAACAATGGATTTAGAAAAATTTAAAGAAATGATAAATTTTGCTCAAAAAACAGGTTTGGATGAATTTTATTTGTGGGGGGCTGAATGGTGGTATTGGTTAAAAACAAAACAAAATAACCTCCTCTTTTGGGAGGAGGCTAAAAAACTTTTTATTAATTAATTTTGGTTTATTTTTCAGGCTCTTTTATATCTTGTTCGGCTTTTTCATTGTTGTTTACGATAGCATTTTCGGTGGTTAGAGTTTCTTGTTCGGTCACGACGCTTTCAAAAACAGACAATTTTTTACGAATTTTAGTAGGCGAAAGATGACGCAAAAAATATAATTTTGCCCTTCTAACGCGTGGCGTTTTAATAATTTCAATCTTTTCAATCATTGGTGAATGTAGAGGCCAAGTTTTTTCTACTCCGATACCATCAACAACTTTTCTCACAGTAAAGGTGGCGTTGATGCCCTTTCCGTGTTTTTTTGCTAACACAATTCCTTCGAAAATCTGAATTCTTTCTCTATCTTTTTCTTTTACTTTTTCATGGACGCGAACATGCATCCCAGCTTTAATTTCTGGAA from Patescibacteria group bacterium harbors:
- the tig gene encoding trigger factor, encoding MNHKISYLPKSQIELEVVLSPEEMENFWKLAKDKVLKDVNLNGFRKGNIPEELIKNTDLEEKIFDEAANLAFRKSLADVVNELDLELIGQPEVNIKKIAPQNEFIYILKSAILPKPKLGDYKTISRDVFKQKKVLDVSDKEIDDAIDWLQKSRAKVVEVNRPAHKDDVVEIEAKCFINGEAIKDFPENDRFILGQGKYPAGFEEQLEGLSKNDEKKISIQTPADYWKENLRNKQLNFEVKIKSVNERQLPELNDEWAKSLGNFNGLDELKNSIKEGILMEKDLKERERLRILLLEKLIEKAEIELPDILVDGETENQFHSLRHFIEDQGMSFEEYLRKINKKEEELKKELRKESEKTLKGFIVLRTIAKLENCEPSPEEINQATNEILNQKAMEGVDVNQIDRAALMEYTKERLTNEKVFQFLENQVNN
- the clpP gene encoding ATP-dependent Clp endopeptidase proteolytic subunit ClpP — its product is MEEEYFNLIPTVIEKSQFGERAYDIYSRLLKERIIFLGGPINDAVANSIIAQLLFLEHEDPKKDIQFYINSPGGIVTSALAIYDTMQYVKPDVSTICLGQAASAAAVLLAAGTKGKRFALPNAEILLHQVMGGAEGQAVEIEITAKQILKIKNKVNEILSKHTGQPLEKIEKDTDRDFYLSAPDAKEYGLIDGIVQNTKKRPK
- a CDS encoding endo-1,4-beta-xylanase, with the translated sequence MKSIFLFLIIVILVLVIVLIWSKFFIPDTIVSKIKWGVSFSQKQSEALGLDWRENYLAILNDLKVKFLRISVHWDLIEPIENQYDFSDLDWQINKAREAGAQIILAIGMKTPRWPECHLPDWANNLSPEKQQERVNNLIREIVLRYKDEETIVAWQIENEPFFPFGECPKRKKGFLNEEIKIVKSLDNRKIITTDSGEWSFWIKTAKRGDVFGISLYRRVWSTTFSFLHKIFPFIPDGFYLTYPFPPEFYSIRVKILEKLLNKKVIVAELQAEPWNPVATSVSLQEEQKKTMDLEKFKEMINFAQKTGLDEFYLWGAEWWYWLKTKQNNLLFWEEAKKLFIN
- a CDS encoding tyrosine-type recombinase/integrase — encoded protein: MKNKNLLDLKKQYLEYLEIEKNRSLKTLENYNRYLTKFLNFLAKNNNKKIEQLNIDDVDQEAIRRFRLYLNRLEGKQQNLKKATQNYYIIALRGFLKYLTKIGIECLAPDQVELAKVSRNEINLISFNELERLLNAPEGNDVKSLRDKAILETLFATGLRVSELCKLNRDSVNLERGEFSVKGKGGKIRLVFLSEDAKEAIKKYLSKRTDIEEPLFVTFKKSKKYEVLGRMTPRSVQRMINFYSKKAGIVRKVTPHTLRHLFATDLLQNGADLRSVQMLLGHSNISTTQVYTHLTDKELKEIYQAFHGRRRKR
- a CDS encoding HTH domain-containing protein, translating into MASKNLLQTIKEFVGILPEKQKEIVEKRYGLINEKPLTLEAIGKEKGLTRERIRQIEAVALNKLRKNLNELNEVLERIKYQLEIIGGIRREKKLLEETPVLLVDNPRELWENERIKNQWENHINFLLDLSPEFNYFLEKPHIYSNWYLKEEYLNKTLNIYKFVEKQIKIYKRPLMLDEYQLLLRKIMKEFRIHNENLVVSYLDVCKKFGFNPFGEFGLVDWELIKPHNVKTKAYLILKKMSQPMHYSEILQKIRELNFDDKKISINSLHNELIKDDSFVLVGRGIYALKEWGYQAGTVKDVLVKILAKKPMYFRDILKEIAKQRLVKDMTVLINLQDKNLFKKLPDGRYTIVSSKK
- the nusA gene encoding transcription termination factor NusA → MFDLKDFSLAINQIAEEKGISKDKILEAIEQAIAAAYKKEYMNKSNIVRAKIDPETGEVKFWQVKIVVEKSMLKEEDEEGDKAEKDEVSQLTAVEQQIKNGDVVKKIKFNPERHILLEEAQEIKPEAKPGEEIIFPLEAHEEFGRIAAQTAKQVILQRLREAEKQAVLDEFKNKEGELVSGIIQRVENRNVYVNLGRVDGVMFYNEAIPNERYRIGERMKFYLLAVQENTKGPMIILSRSHPKFISKLFEMEVPEIASGVVKIMAIAREAGFRSKVAVHSTVAGVDPIGSCVGQKGTRIMAVLNELGQEKIDIIKWSEDAEEFVAQALSPAKVSRVETHQRREMRVFVPEDQLSLAIGKGGQNVRLAAKLTGWKIDVRSEAAPDQIVEDGVAEAIEEVVDNGDVDAEQVDKKQEKEDK